From Ipomoea triloba cultivar NCNSP0323 chromosome 5, ASM357664v1, the proteins below share one genomic window:
- the LOC116020387 gene encoding uncharacterized protein LOC116020387 yields the protein MGYREGLKLALSSGYTSVMVETDSEAVVKVFSQDPANSLLMDTLIVDCNFLIRQLQDFKLQHVLREDNQCADFLANQGQSSPWGTTILETPPVDLANLLDHDAKDVSFRRIR from the coding sequence ATGGGGTATCGTGAGGGATTGAAACTGGCGCTAAGTTCTGGCTACACCTCTGTCATGGTCGAAACGGATTCGGAGGCTGTGGTCAAGGTTTTCTCCCAGGATCCTGCCAACTCTCTGTTAATGGACACCCTCATTGTGGACTGTAACTTCCTCATCAGACAACTTCAGGACTTTAAATTGCAACACGTCCTTCGTGAGGATAACCAATGTGCAGATTTTCTTGCGAATCAGGGGCAATCGTCACCTTGGGGCACCACCATCCTCGAGACTCCGCCCGTAGACCTTGCCAACCTCTTGGATCATGATGCGAAAGATGTCTCCTTCAGGCGTATTCGTTAA
- the LOC116020386 gene encoding putative leucine-rich repeat receptor-like protein kinase At2g19210: MKASLQVLLLCCFALANANVVNGWNPDGFISIDCGLAEGASYSDYNIGGLDYWPDAGFLESDTGISSYIQKSYITDHIDKHLWTVRSFPEGDRNCYDLSGSSEQVVKGKRVLIRASFLYGNYDGKNETPSFELHLGVEMWDRVQFRGPLDVVRKEIVHVPSSNILKVCLVCTDQGTPFISALELRPLKDDAYPTNASVAMNESLVGFKRYNYGAEDKHSIIRYPDDKRDRLWFPYDDASPKFISLSPIPPNPNEEVDENSYEVPSKVMETAVSKETAEENLTISWDPKHPTMDYYVYLHFAEVTRLLANQSREFKIYTNDDKLWFDKPISPAYFSIDTIYPESATSKAQWNLTLLKTQSSNLPPLINAMEIYIVKRFLKSQTRETEVLAMANIKSNYRLKRDNWVGDPCLPEAYLWEGLRCRYNNDYDPPIITHLNLSASRLAGNISLSISDLTSLEYLDLSNNSLTGQLPSFLSELRSLKVLNLTGNQFWGPIPQELIERTKYGLKLRIEGYDDTAPHSSCQSNNCDSKKTSKKFVIPVVTSVIPTFILLTGLLLFWRRKRKTNQGRLGETFDKKDGFLKSKNRSFTYLEILKITRNFERVLGKGGFGTVYHGCLGDIQVAVKILSQSSIQGYREFQTEAELLTRVHHRYLTSLVGYCDKDEHKALVYEYMANGNLRDFLLEKSSHVLSWIERLQIAVDAAQGLDYLHNGCKPPIIHRDVKTTNILLNEKLQAKLSDFGLSRVFTIEDGSYVSTRVVGTPGYLDPEYYESHRLTEKSDVYNFGIVILELISGRPVIVVNDEKSHILQWVSLFLETGDIKKIIDPRLNEEFDVNCVWKALELAMACASPIPIGRPNMDYVVMELKECLATEKVRRERQAQTFYSEEVIEVTPIIAQENSTIGPR, encoded by the exons ATGAAAGCTTCTCTTCAAGTCTTACTGCTTTGTTGTTTTGCTCTAGCAAATGCAAATGTCGTCAACGGCTGGAATCCAG ATGGGTTCATAAGCATAGACTGCGGATTAGCAGAAGGAGCTAGCTACTCCGACTACAATATCGGCGGCCTAGATTACTGGCCAGATGCAGGCTTCCTAGAATCTGACACCGGCATTAGCTCCTACATCCAAAAAAGCTACATCACGGACCACATCGACAAGCATCTCTGGACAGTCCGGAGCTTCCCCGAAGGGGATCGAAACTGCTACGACTTAAGTGGCTCTTCTGAACAGGTGGTGAAAGGGAAGAGGGTGCTGATTCGAGCCAGTTTCTTGTACGGGAATTACGACGGCAAGAATGAGACCCCCAGTTTTGAGCTTCATCTAGGGGTGGAAATGTGGGATCGGGTGCAATTTCGAGGCCCGTTGGATGTGGTAAGGAAAGAGATCGTGCACGTTCCGTCCTCCAATATCTTGAAGGTTTGCCTCGTGTGCACCGACCAGGGCACGCCATTCATTTCGGCACTTGAGCTACGGCCACTCAAAGACGACGCCTACCCCACCAATGCATCCGTCGCTATGAATGAGTCGTTGGTTGGTTTCAAACGGTACAACTACGGTGCCGAGGATAAGCATTCAATAATAAG GTACCCAGATGATAAGAGAGATCGCCTATGGTTCCCATATGACGACGCTAGTCCAAAATTCATATCATTAAGCCCAATACCACCAAACCCAAACGAGGAAGTTGATGAGAATAGCTATGAAGTGCCCTCCAAAGTCATGGAAACAGCCGTGTCAAAGGAAACGGCAGAGGAAAACTTGACAATATCTTGGGACCCGAAACACCCGACAATGGATTATTACGTGTACCTGCATTTTGCCGAGGTAACGAGGCTGCTAGCCAACCAATCCCGAGAGTTCAAAATTTATACCAACGACGATAAGCTCTGGTTTGACAAGCCAATTTCCCCAGCGTATTTTAGCATCGACACTATATATCCAGAAAGTGCAACAAGCAAAGCACAATGGAATCTTACCCTCCTCAAGACTCAGAGTTCCAACCTCCCACCGCTCATTAACGCCATGGAAATCTACATTGTTAAAAGATTCTTGAAATCACAAACTCGCGAAACTGAGG tgtTGGCTATGGCGAATATCAAGTCAAATTATAGGTTGAAGAGAGACAATTGGGTGGGAGATCCTTGTCTACCTGAAGCATACTTATGGGAAGGGCTTCGTTGCAgatataataatgattatgaTCCTCCTATCATCACACACTT GAATCTGTCCGCAAGTAGATTGGCCGGCAACATTTCTCTTAGCATATCCGATCTTACATCCCTGGAGTACTT GGATTTATCCAATAATAGCTTGACTGGCCAATTACCTAGCTTTCTAAGTGAATTGCGATCTTTGAAAGTCTT AAATTTAACTGGAAATCAATTTTGGGGTCCAATTCCACAAGAACTTATAGAAAGAACCAAATATGGACTAAAACTAAG AATTGAAGGTTACGACGATACAGCGCCACACAGTTCTTGTCAATCAAACAATTGTGATAGCAAAAAGACATCAAAGAAATTTGTCATTCCAGTGGTTACATCAGTTATTCCAACGTTCATCCTCTTGACTGGCTTGCTTCTCTTTTGGCGACGTAAAAGGAAGACAAACCAAg ggcGCTTGGGTGAAACATTTGATAAGAAAGATGGATTTTTGAAATCAAAAAATAGAAGTTTTACCTATTTGGAAATCCTAAAAATCACTAGGAACTTTGAAAGGGTTCTTGGAAAAGGTGGTTTTGGAACCGTGTATCATGGTTGTTTAGGGGACATTCAAGTGGCTGTTAAGATACTCTCTCAATCATCTATCCAGGGTTATCGTGAGTTTCAAACCGAG GCTGAGCTTCTGACAAGAGTCCATCATCGATACCTAACTTCACTGGTTGGGTATTGTGACAAGGATGAACACAAAGCTCTTGTTTATGAATACATGGCTAATGGGAACCTAAGAGATTTTTTGTTAG AGAAAAGTAGTCATGTTTTGAGCTGGATAGAAAGACTCCAAATTGCAGTGGATGCTGCACAAG GATTGGATTATTTGCACAATGGTTGTAAACCACCAATAATTCATAGAGATGTCAAAACTACCAACATTCTGCTGAACGAAAAACTACAAGCAAAATTATCTGATTTCGGGTTGTCTAGGGTTTTTACCATTGAAGATGGCTCCTATGTTTCCACTAGGGTTGTTGGCACTCCAGGATACCTTGATCCAGA gtatTATGAGTCTCATAGATTGACAGAAAAGAGTGATGTCTACAATTTTGGAATTGTTATCTTGGAGTTGATCTCAGGAAGGCCAGTGATCGTAGTGAATGATGAGAAATCACATATTCTACAATGGGTTAGCCTTTTCTTAGAGACTGGAGACATTAAGAAAATTATTGATCCTAGGTTGAACGAGGAGTTTGATGTGAATTGCGTGTGGAAGGCATTAGAGCTTGCAATGGCATGTGCATCTCCTATTCCAATTGGGAGACCAAACATGGACTACGTTGTCATGGAACTGAAGGAATGTTTGGCCACTGAGAAAGTGAGAAGAGAAAGGCAAGCTCAAACATTTTATTCCGAAGAAGTAATAGAAGTCACCCCTATTATTGCTCAAGAAAATAGCACTATTGGTCCAAGATAG
- the LOC116021162 gene encoding 60S ribosomal protein L15-like: MGAYTYVSELWKKKQSDVMRFLLRVRCWEYRQLPSIVRVTRSTRPDKARRLGYKAKQGYVIYRVRVRRGGRKRPVPKGIVYGKPTNQGVTQLKFQRSKRSVAEERAGRKLGGLRVLNSYWINEDSTYKYYEVILVDPAHAAIRNDPRINWLCNPVHKHRELRGLTSAGKKYRGLRGRGHLHHKARPSRRATWKRNQTLSLRRYR; this comes from the exons ATGG GAGCCTACACTTACGTTTCGGAGCTATGGAAGAAGAAACAATCAGATGTAATGAGGTTCTTGCTGAGGGTGAGGTGCTGGGAGTACCGACAGCTTCCCTCCATTGTGCGTGTCACCAGGTCTACTCGCCCCGATAAGGCTCGCCGCCTCGGCTACAAAGCCAAACAG GGGTATGTTATCTACCGTGTACGTGTGAGACGTGGTGGGAGAAAGAGGCCTGTTCCAAAGGGTATTGTTTATGGAAAACCCACAAACCAGGGTGTTACTCAGCTGAAGTTTCAGCGGAGTAAACGCTCAGTTGCTGAGGAGCGTGCTGGCAGGAAGTTGGGTGGCCTCAGGGTTCTAAACTCTTACTGGATTAATGAG GACTCAACTTACAAGTATTATGAAGTGATCTTGGTTGATCCAGCCCATGCTGCTATCCGTAACGATCCTAGGATCAACTGGCTTTGTAATCCTGTCCACAAGCACAGAGAGCTTCGTGGACTCACCTCAGCTGGGAAGAAATACAGGGGTCTCCGTGGAAGGGGACATTTGCACCACAAAGCTCGACCTTCAAGAAGGGCCACCTGGAAGAGGAACCAGACACTGTCTCTCCGCCGTTATCGTTAA